A single Vicia villosa cultivar HV-30 ecotype Madison, WI unplaced genomic scaffold, Vvil1.0 ctg.004745F_1_1, whole genome shotgun sequence DNA region contains:
- the LOC131642273 gene encoding uncharacterized protein LOC131642273, producing the protein MATKDIRYSCYDEHQVAVSFDEIALYSGWLAACSTIDVRYLPECVMHQFGYEQTIPHDSHFLAPIAMTRRQLDEVFADWKHHMVPEEAQATLVEHDWSCAEGYITWYHRVSHPYMLPAAEGCPPRPSHEEILLAHQAQLDHTEDLLPLCRQIADRGIRVIA; encoded by the coding sequence CACCAGGTGGCGGTTTCATTTGACGAGATAGCTctgtattctggatggttggccgCCTGCTCGACCATTGATGTACGCTACCTTCCTGAGTGTGTCATGCATCAGTTTGGATATGAGCAGACGATACCTCACGATTCTCATTTTTTAGCTCCCATCGCCATGACCCGCAGGCAgttagatgaggtctttgcagactGGAAGCATCACATGGTCCCTGAGGAGGCACAAGCGACACTAGTAGAGCATGACTGGAGCTGTGCCGAGGGGTACATCACATGGTACCATAGAGTCTCACATCCATACATGCTTCCAGCAGCAGAGGGATGTCCTCCCAGACCATCCCACGAGGAGATTCTTCTTGCGCATCAGGCTCAGTTGGACCACACTGAGGATCTTCTTCCTCTATGTCGTCAGATAGCTGACAGGGGCATCAGAGTCATTGCATAG